Sequence from the Parvicella tangerina genome:
TCGCTATTTTGTGCTGTAACCGCCTGTTCATTCAAGCCCATGTGATTTGCAACGTCTCCAGTAACTTGTTCTGTGGGAATGTTTTGAGTAGCTTGAAAACCAGCCGCATACTTGTCGGAAACTAGAAATGGTAAACCAACAATTGCGAAGGTGCCAATGAGGGTTACCCACATAGCAAATTGAGTGAGGCCGACCAACATGATCCCAATGATTTTCCCCATCATTAACTCAAAAGGTTTTACTGAGGAAACAATCACTTCAACAATCCTACTTGTTTTTTCTTCAATTACGCCCTTCATGACCTGAACGCCATAAAAGAAAATGAATAAATAAATGAGCAATCCGAATACAAATCCAATTACTGATTTCTCCTCAACCATAGAGTCTCGGTCATCCTCACTTTTTACATCATTAAAATCAACTCTGATCTGACTTTTGACTGATTTGTATAGATCGGGGTCAATTTCGAAAGCTTCTAGCTTATGCTTCTCAACCGAATTATTGATGATCTGCGTTATGTGCGTTTGAACGTGCGCAGGTGGAATTTCTCTAAAAACCACTTTCACCGAGTTGAAAAGTTTGGAAGTTCCTCCATCATCAGAAGTTGGAACATAGACGAGTAAGTCATAATCTTGCATCCCTTCCTCTTCTGCAAAGAGATCTTTTACTTCCTCGAAAGATTTGCCCGCTTCAACATTATCATAGTAGATAAATTTATACTTATCGTTGAGGTGTCCTTCAGGATCGGTAACTATATTACCTTTTTGCTCAGGTTCCTGGGCTCTTTTAGCTTGTTCAATAAAAAGGTGTTTGGTCACTGCGGTAGCTTCATCCACAACAAGAATTTTGTAATTCTTTTCTTCAGGAGCACTCAAATAGGCAAGTGCTACTAATAGACCAGCAACTAAAAAAGGAACGAGGAGGGTCAGAATAATAAAAGACTTCTTTTTTACTCGACTGCCATATTCGCGCTTAATGATTAGACCAATTTTACTCATTATCTTGCGTATTTTCCTGATTTAAACTTTGTTCAACTTCTTCT
This genomic interval carries:
- a CDS encoding ABC transporter permease, yielding MSKIGLIIKREYGSRVKKKSFIILTLLVPFLVAGLLVALAYLSAPEEKNYKILVVDEATAVTKHLFIEQAKRAQEPEQKGNIVTDPEGHLNDKYKFIYYDNVEAGKSFEEVKDLFAEEEGMQDYDLLVYVPTSDDGGTSKLFNSVKVVFREIPPAHVQTHITQIINNSVEKHKLEAFEIDPDLYKSVKSQIRVDFNDVKSEDDRDSMVEEKSVIGFVFGLLIYLFIFFYGVQVMKGVIEEKTSRIVEVIVSSVKPFELMMGKIIGIMLVGLTQFAMWVTLIGTFAIVGLPFLVSDKYAAGFQATQNIPTEQVTGDVANHMGLNEQAVTAQNSDTLMYLFNEVPWVSLIFIFLFFFIGGYLLYGSLMAAVGAAVDSETDTQQFMLPVTLPLIFAYMISLIGIQDPNSTIMQWCSQIPFTSPIVMLVRYSANGGDGMTLPLISSMILLIVTFIGTTWVAGKIYRTGILMYGKKITYKELFKWLKY